Proteins encoded in a region of the Anopheles ziemanni chromosome 2, idAnoZiCoDA_A2_x.2, whole genome shotgun sequence genome:
- the LOC131293469 gene encoding EGFR adapter protein-like, translating to MQEVEYFTDNLVAGMERKPSQTKCSYDLLDSPRITHEQTKLVGRGYNKCDENVNYTVDPLQLTSSDEDSSGSPTSEMNNCIKFMEKPTLIKRFALGFLRSTEESLPLMCHKSSPTSPQKKLNDILSEDIYTLDQIVSSKFGDSCKQSFVGSPQRLHLTSNGCSNEAPTTTAVADGVEYEFKRNLIRQTNSASSSPKRFPTVTPPKHADSLNSVSLGEDIEELDRASWFQAGLPRELSLEVLTQQSPGAFLVRRSATKHGCFALSLRVPPGPGPKVVHYLIMKTERGYKIKGFTKEFSSLRALITHHSVMPEMLPVPLSLSRPQNIPMKCKRTDDYDTYSALNEFSKLFSDLDICS from the exons ATGCAGGAAGTAGAATATTTTACCGACAATCTGGTGGCCGGCATGGAACGAAAGCCTTCGCAGACAAAGTGTAGTTATGATTTGCTAGATTCTCCTAGGATTACGCATGAGCAGACGAAGCTGGTGGGCCGAGGATATAACAAATGCgatgaaaatgtaaattacacCGTCGATCCACTACAACTTACTTCGTCCGACGAGGACAGCAGCGGATCGCCGACGAGCGAGATGAACAATTGCATCAAGTTCATGGAGAAACCGACGCTG ATAAAACGCTTCGCTCTCGGGTTCCTGCGCAGCACGGAGGAAAGCTTGCCACTGATGTGCCATAAATCGTCACCCACCTCGCCCCAGAAAAAGCTGAACGACATCCTGTCCGAGGACATCTACACCCTGGACCAGATCGTGTCGAGTAAGTTCGGCGACTCGTGCAAACAATCGTTCGTCGGGTCACCACAGCGCCTCCATCTGACAAGTAATGGCTGCTCGAATGAGGCTCCCACGACGACCGCCGTGGCCGATGGTGTGGAATACGAGTTCAAGCGCAACCTGATCCGGCAGACGAACAGTGCCAGCTCCAGTCCGAAGCGCTTCCCGACCGTCACTCCGCCGAAGCACGCCGACAGCCTGAACAGTGTCAGCCTGGGTGAGGACATCGAGGAACTGGACCGGGCGTCCTGGTTCCAGGCCGGGCTGCCTCGCGAACTATCACTGGAAGTCCTCACGCAGCAGAGCCCCGGTGCGTTCCTGGTTCGCCGCAGTGCCACCAAGCACGGTTGCTTCGCGCTATCGCTCCGAGTTCCGCCTGGACCGGGGCCGAAGGTGGTGCACTATTTAATTATGAAAACCGAGCGTGGATATAAAATTAAG GGCTTCACGAAGGAATTCTCGTCACTACGCGCCTTGATAACGCACCACTCGGTGATGCCCGAAATGCTTCCGGTTCCACTTTCACTGTCACGGCCTCAGAACATCCCGATGAAGTGCAAGCGTACGGACGACTACGATACGTACAGTGCGTTGAACGAGTTTTCCAAGCTGTTCTCCGATCTCGACATCTGTTCGTAG